The genomic region GAATCAGCAGGGCGAAGCGGGCGCTCGCCTCGCCGCTCTGCGGGGTCATATGGCCGAGCATCCACATCGACGTCATGAACAGAATAACCCCGATGCACAGCAGCAGGCGCAGATCGACCAGCGGCTTGGCGCCGTTCAAAAGGCGTCCGCAAACGAGGGCGCTGAAGGCCGTGGCGAGGCCTCCGGGCAGCAGCGCCAGACCCGTCTGCGTGGGCGTGAAGCCCAGAATATCCTGGGTGAAGACCGGGAAGATGTAGATGCCTCCAAAGAGGCCGAAGCCCAGCGAGAGAAACAGAAACAGGCAGGCCGAGAGCTGTTTGTTGTGCAGAACGCGGAAGTTGACGACCGGCGCCTTGTTGCGCGGCGACAGCTCCCAAACGAGCATCGAGATCAGGCTGACCGCCGAGACGATCGACCAGCGTACGATCCAGGCGTCATTGAACCAGTCGTTCTTCTGGCCTTCTTCCAGCACGTATTGCAGCGAGCCGAGGCCCAGCGCGAGGAGGCCGATCCCCAGCCAGTCGATCCGCGCGGTGCTCAGCGGCGTATCCGGGTCCTGCAAAAACGTCGTGACGAGCGCGATGGAAGTCAGGCCGATCGGGATGTTGATGAAGAAGCACCAGCTCCAGGTGTAATTGTCCGTGATCCATCCGCCGAGTGTTGGGCCAATCGTCGGCGCCACGATAACCCCGAGCAGGAAGATCGCCTGCACCAGCCCCTGTTCTTCTTTTGGGAAGATCTGCCGCAGGGTCGCCTGCGCCGTCGAGAGCAGCGCCGCGCCGCCCGCGCCTTGCAGGATGCGCCAGACGACGAGCTCTCCCAGGCTGTGCGAGGTGCCGCAGAAGAACGACGAGATGATGAACAGGAAGATCGAGAATGTCAGATAGCGTTTGCGTCCGAAGCGCGCCGTCAGGAACGCCGTCATCGGCAGCACGACGACATTGGAGAGGATATAGCCCGTGGAGACCCACGCGATGTCCTGCACCGTCGCTCCCAAGTTTCCAGCCATCGTCGGGAGGGCCACGTTGACGATGGTCGTGTCCAGCACTTCCATGATCGACGCGGTGATTAAGCCGAGCAGGATCAGCCAGCGCGCGGATACAAGCTCGCCTGGCGGATTTGCCGCAGCGATATTAGTCGCCATGTTCTATTCCTCGAATTCGTACAATCAATGACACTCGTTCATTGTATCACGACGGCCCTGGTTTCCACAAGTGCGCGCCGCATCAAAAACTGGTAATTTTCGTGGAAATCGTGGAAAAATATCCCTGGATTCGAATATTCTCGCTCAAAAACAGCCTTTCGGCGTGCATACGCCTTATTCCGGTGGTATACTGAACGGGAACAAAATAGGGTCGGTTTTTCGTAGATAACTACTTGCTACGGATGACCCTCGGGGAGAGCAGTGACAATACGCGAGTTTATGGACCGGAATTACCGGCACTTCAATTCCGCAGTGTGTGTAGACGCCGCCAGAGCGTGGAATGAACACTTGGACAAGGGCGGGAAGATGTTCCTGACTCTGGCCGGCGCCATGAGCACGGCCGAGCTGGGGATTTCCGTCGCGGAATTGATTCGCAACGACAAGGTGCACGGCATCTGCTGCACCGGCGCCAATTTGGAAGAAGACGTCTTCAACCTTGTGGCGCACACACATTACGAGCGGATTCCGCAGTATCGCGCCCTGAGCGCGGCGGATGAAGTGGCCCTGCGCGACCGGGGAATGAACCGTGTGACGGACACGTGCATTCCCGAGGACCAGGCGATCCGCCGAATCGAAGACCACGTCCTGGAGCTTTGGAAAAAGGCCGACCAGGCGGGTGAGAGTTTCTTTCCTTATGAGTTCATGTACCAGCTGCTCGGCAGCGGGGTTCTGGAAGGATCGTACGAAATCGATCCCAAGGACTCCTGGCTGCTGGCCGCGCGGGAAAAGGGTCTGCCGATCTTTGTTCCCGGCTGGGAGGACTCGACACTGGCCAACATCTTCACGAGCCATGTGATCAGCGGTGACATCAGTCGTTACGGCGTCGTCAAAACCGGCGTGGAACTGATGGGCTTTCTGGTTCATTGGTATAAGGAGATCACCGCCAACTCGTCGCTCGGCTTTTTCCAAGTCGGCGGCGGCATTGCCGGAGACTTCCCGATCTGCGTCGTTCCGCTGATCGCCCAGGACCTCCAGGAAGAGTGCCGGCTCTGGGGCTATTTCGCCCAGATCAGTGACAGCACGACCTCGTATGGCTCGTACAGCGGGGCTGTGCCCAACGAAAAGATCACCTGGGGAAAACTCGATTCGTCGACCCCCAGCTTTATCATTGAATCGGATGCGACCATCGTCGCTCCGCTCATCTTCAACTACGTCTTAGGAAACTAACTCAGGCGACTGGGTTAGACGACAACAGACGACGTTCTAGGCAACTAGCGGTCACACAGGAAAATTTTTATTCGAAGAATGAAAAATCACACAACTTATGGCGCCCACTTAACACTACGAATTGCAAACATTGAACGACGGCACGCTCTCCAAGGCCCCCACGGGGTTTCGGACCTGCTCGTCGACCTTATCGACCGGATCGGCATGCGCATCCTGGCCGGCCCTCTCACGGCTGAAGAGACCGGAGACCCGGAACGCCGCGGCTGGTCCAGCGTAGCGATTCTTTACGAATCCCACTGCGCGATTCACACCTACCCGGAGCTCGGGGAAGCTTTCCTCGACGTCTTCTCCTGTAAAACATTTCCCATCGCCGCCATCACAACGCTGCTGACAGAGCGCTTTGGCGAATTCGCGATCGTCGAGCAAAGTCTCACCGACCGCGGCATTCATTGGGGACCGAACGTCGAGAAAGAGCTCGCATCTTGGGTGCTGACGCGCAGCGAGAAGTAGGGCGAGCGCCCGGCTACTCGTTCCTGCCGCCGTCGAATTTCCTGGGCCTCGCCCCGGAAGACAGCGCTTACGAGACCAGCCGGGCTCTGATCCTCCCAATCCCATACGACGCCACGACGAGTTATAAAGGCGGAGCTAAGGACGGCCCACGGGCCATTCTGGAAGCCTCCGCCCAGATCGAACTCTATGATGTGGAATTGGACGCCGAACCGGCGCTGGAGTGGGGCGTACACACGCTCCCCGCTCTCGCGCCGGATCTGCGCTCGGCTGAAGCGACAATCGAATCCATCGCGGCCGCCGTGATCGATCTGCCCTGCCGCGAAAAGCTCCTTTGCGTCCTCGGCGGCGAACACTCCATCAGTGTTGGCGTCGCGCGCGGCCTTTACTCCCACTTCGGCGAATTCGTGACCGTGCAGCTCGACGCCCACGCGGACCTGCGCGACGAATACCACGAAACGCCCTACAGCCACGCCTGCGCCGCCCGGCGCATCTTAGACCTCGGCGGCGAAGTCATCCAATTCGGCATCCGTTCCCTGGACCGCACCGAAGCCGACTTCCTCAAAGAGAACCCCGCCAAAGTCACCGCGCACCTCGCGTCCGTGATGCACCGCGACCGCTCCTACCTCACGGCCTTAATCGAGAAAATCAAAGGCAAACAAGTCTTCTTGACCATCGACCTCGACGCCTTCGACCCCAGCGTTATCCCCGCCACCGGCACCCCCGAACCCGGCGGCCTGCTCTGGTACGACGTCCTCGAAATCGTCCAAACCGTCGCCCGCGAAAGCACCGTCATCGCCTTCGACGTCGTCGAACTCGCCCCCATCCCCGGCCTCCACGCCCCCGATTTCACCGCCGCGAAGCTCGTCTACAAAGTGCTGACTGCAGTTTTGGGGAAAGAATAGGCAGTCAGTCCGCGACCGTCAGGCCGGAACTGCCGCTGTCTTCCCAGCCCCAGCCGCGCGCGACATATTCCCAGCCGAGAGCATCGCCTTCAATCACGTTTTTCAGACCTAACTTGTCCATCAGATAAAGGGCCTGGGCGCGGTGGTGCATGCTGTGCGTGAGGAGATGCGTAATCCCCGCGCCAAACGAGTGCCGATTGCCGCTTCCACCGACCCACATTTCATCCGCCCGCCCTTCGCGCTCCACCCGCGTCGCCAGTTCGGCCAATTCCTGAGAGACGAGCATGTGGCGCCTCAGCCATCCATCAATCGTATAGGTCTCCGCCAAAACTCGTTCGGGCCGCCCCATCATCCGGTCCATATGAATCTCCGCGCATTCGATCATATGGACAAACGTATCGCGCAGACTCCGGCCGCCAATGTCGAAGACCTGATCCAGCTTTTCGTCCGTCAATTCCCGGCATCGGAACAGCAATTGTCGGGTCGTCCAGGCGTCGTGTCCGAGCAGGCGGTCGAGAATGGTCATGAGAGGGTGTCCTTATGAGAGCGATTAATCAAAAGCGCCGCTGGATTTCTCCGGCGGCGCTTATTATCTTTTCTAATCTCGTATGATCTTATTCCAGGCCCGACTCCGCCCATTCGACGGCGCGGACGAGTGCGCGCATTTTGGCGAGGGTCTCGCGGTATTCGTATTCTGGAACGGAGTCGGCGACGACGCCGCCGGCGGCGGCGAGGTAGATGTTGTCGCCTTTGACGAGGGCGGTGCGGATCGTGATGGCCGTGTCCATGTCGCCGCTGTAGGAGAAGTAACCGATGCCGCCGCCGTAGTGGCCGCGCCGGGTCGGTTCTAATTCCTCGATGATCTCCATCGTGCGGACTTTGGGCGCGCCGGTCAGGGTGCCGGCGGGGAAGGAGGCGCGCAGGACGTCGAACTGATCCAGGTCGTCGCGCAGCGTTCCCGTCACTTCGGAGACGATGTGCATGACGTGCGAGTACTTCTCGATCACCATCAGCTCGTCTACCGAGACGGTGCCGTATTTGGCGACGCGGCCGATATCGTTGCGGCCCAGGTCCACCAGCATGATATGCTCGGCGCGCTCTTTTTCATCGGCCAGCAGGTCGGCGGCGATGGCGTCATCCTCGGCGGGCGTCGCGCCGCGCCCGTGGCGGGATCCGGCGATCGGCCGAATCGTCACGCGCCGGTTGATCTCGGAGACCAGCACCTCGGGGGACGCCCCCACGAGCTTGGTGTCGCCGAAGTCGAGATAGAACATATAGGGCGAGGGATTGATCGAGCGCAGAGCCCGATAAACATCGAACGGGTGGGCCGCGAGCTTCTTCGACATCCGCTGGCCGATCTGCGCCTGGAAGGTGTCGCCGGCGGCGATATACTCCTTGGCCTTCAGTACGGCGGCGAGATAGTTCTCTTCCGTGCGGTTCGGAACGAACTCCGCGCACTCCTCGGGACGGGGCGGAGCGGGCAGGGGAGTGGGACCCTTGAGCCGCGCCAGCAGCGCTTCGATTTTTGCGACGGCGCCGTCGTACGCCGCGCCGGGATCGTCGCCGCTCTCGACGCGCGCGTTGCAAAGCGCGAGCATCTTGTGCTTCACATGGTCGAACACCAAAAGCGCGTCCGTGAAGAGGAAGATGGTGTCGTCGAGACCAAGATCGTCCTTCGCCAGTTCGGGCAGCTTCTCAAAGAAGCGGACCGTGTCGTAGGCGATCATCCCCACGGCGCCGCCGACAAAGCGCGGCAGCTCCGGCGCCGGGACATAGGTGTAGCGGCTGAGCAATCCCTTGAGCACATGCAGGGGATCGCGCTCGCCGGCCTTCAAAGCGATCGTCTCCACACGATCGCCCTCGGTCACCGTCGCCGTATTGCCCTTGCTTCGGAAGACCATAAACGGGTCGCTGCCCAGGAACGAGTAGCGGGCCAGATGCTCGCCTCCCGCCACGCTTTCCAGCAGAAAGCTATTGGGCCGGTCGCCGGCGATCTTGCGGAACGCCGAAACGGGAGTCTCCAGGTCCGCCAGCACTTCGCGCCAGACCGGGATCAGGTTGCCGCGCTGGGACTTTTCGATAAATTCGTCACGTGTTGGATACAGCATTGTCGCCATAGTATACCTGAGAGCCTTCCGCCTTGTTAGGGATGTACGTCACGCAAAAGGGGCCGGGAGATTTCCATTCGTGGAAACGTCCCGGCCCCTTCTCATTTCACTGGCTGCGCGCGGCGGTCTATGCGGCGTGCGAAGGCGTTGGACGTTTCCCGGAAGTTTGGGACCGCCACCACCAATTCGCGCTGCGCTGCTGACCGCTCGCCATCATACGCCAAGTATACCAAAGACGGACGATGGTGTCAACAAGTCGCGCTGGACCTCGTGTTATCGCGCCATCTCCAGGATCCGCACGTTTTTGCTCAGGCCGCCGAGGTGGGCGGCGATTGCGGGAAGCGCGTCGGCGATGAGTTCGGAACGCACGAATTGCGAGCCGTGTCCGTAATAGCAGGCTCCGGCGCTGTCCATCTTGATAATGTGCCGAATATCGGCCTGAACGGCGAAATCGACGCCGCCGAGGGGGAATTTTACGATCAAGCGCGTGCCTAAATAAAACGGCGTCGGGGCCACGATCAGGATCCCCGTCAGACTCATGTTTTCGATAAACACGCTTCGGGCGATCATCGGATGCTCGTGGGCGTCCTCCGCATCCAAATCCAGGCACTCCGGCCATGCGAGCGCGGGTATCGTCACTTGAAAACGGCGAAAGCGACGCCGGCTGCCGTCGCTTTCCTTCAATCCCTCTGGCAATATCATGCTCATATCGTCATTATTGGCGAATAAGCATCATGTTCTGTTACCGGGATTGTCGCGATCCAATACCAGGATTATCGCGCTTTGTCTTTTTGCTGTTTTGCCGTTGCCCCGGCTTTGCTGAGCATATCGAGGTAGGCCGCGATGGAGGGGAGCGCTTCGGCGATTGTCTGGCACCGCACGAACTGTGCGCCGTAGCCGAAGTACTGCTCACCCGCCACTTCGGTTTCCGTGATGCGCCGGATATCGACCTGGAGCGCGAAATGCCGGTCTCCAAGGGAGAATTTCACGACCAGGCGCGTCCCCTGATAGAACGTCGTCGTGGATACGATCAGAAGTCCCGTCAGGCTCAAGTTTTCGATGAAGACGCTTTTGGCGATGGCCGGGTGCTCCTGGGCTTTTTCCGGCTGCAAGCCCGCCGATTCCGGCCACGCCAGCGCGGGGACGGCCACTTTAAAACGCCGAAAGCGGCGCTTCCCCGTGTCGCTTTCTCTCAATCCGGCAGGCAGTAGCGTGTTCATAGTGAGATTATCGGCGGCAGGGCATACTGTCCAGAGTCCGGGTTTTGCTGGTCGCTCGGGGTCCGCCCGCCGGCGCGCCAGAGGCGAGACGTTAAGCCTAGCTGTACTTCACATCGTCGAGGTAAAAGGTGACGGGGGCGCCGTCCGCGCCCAGCGTCCAGGCGAAGCCGGTCACGATGTGCTTGAGGTCCTGCCCCTTGAGATCGATTGTGTACTGCTTCCATTCCTTGGTCAGCGTCACCTTATCCAGTTTGCCGGACCCGGAATCGGAACTCGTCTTATCCTTGCCGATCAGACCAAAGAGAAATGTGACGACCTCGCCGCCTTTGGCGCCGCGCGCCCAGAATGTGAGACGCTTGGCGGCGGTCAGGTTCCACCCGCCCTGCGCGTCGCCCCAGTTGTTGACCGGGTTCTGCCATACCACGCCGCCCCAATTATCGCTGGCGGTGTAAGTGACTTTCAGGCATGTCTTACCCGCATGGGGATTGTCCTTGCAGGCGTCATCCATCTTGATCGCGCCGGTATTGCCCATATATCCCGATGGGATATATGGAAAATCCGCGCCCGCTTCGGCGTAAATGACCAGAGGCAGGGCGGCTTTCGGGGCGGCGTCCTCCGCCGCCATGGCGGCCCCGCCGGCGAGCAGAGAAAAGCCGAGCACGGCCGGCAAAACGGTCCACTTCATGATGTTTCTCCTTGGGTGCGCAAGATTGTCATTGTCGCGAAAATACGCGGCAACGCTCTCGGTTGGTAATCCGCGTATTCGTATGTGCAAAATGATTGTATCATAGGGCTTGAGCTGTGTCAAGAAGAAATTTTGATTTTCATATTATGCTGTGCGAACGCCGCTCCGCACTGTTCTGTCACAATACGAGCGAAGGATTCCTATGTCAAAAAGTGCTATACAATTGCCAATTAGTGCATTGACTGTCGCATTCTCCCATGATATACTGCAACTGTCCGAAACACAAAATTCCATCGGCTCGCTCCCCGGCGGAAACACTGATTATTGTCGCCTACTCTGGAGGGAGATTCATGAAATCCAAAAATCGTCGGTCTAATTCGTATGGATTTACTTTGATTGAACTGCTAGTTGTCATTGCAATTATTGCTATTCTTGCGGCGATACTGTTTCCGGTTTTCGCCAAGGCGCGTGAGAAGGCGCGGCAGATCAGCTGCCTGTCCAACATGAAGCAGCTTGGGCTCGGCTTTATGCAGTATATCCAAGACAACGACGAGACGTGGCCTGGAGTCAACAGCGGCGCTGTCAACTACCAAGGCGGGTGGGCCTCGCAGATCTATCCCTACGTCAAGTCGACTAACGTTTACAAATGTCCCGATGAAAGCGGCATTGTCGCCGGTATTCCATACACCATTGCCTACGTCATGAATTACGAGATTTATTTCGACGATGGGCTCTCGTACAAGGACAACGCAAATGGATTGAACCTGTCGCAAATGGTGACCCCTGCCTCCACGCTTGTGCTATACGAAGGACAGAATGGGGCTGCCTACACTCTGGACAACAAGGACCCGTCCATCGCGCCGGTTACGCCCGCGAACGCGGCGGGATGGGCCAACGGCAATTCCATCGAAATCAGCGATCGTCATGACAGCACTCCAACCAGAATGTCCAACTTCACGTTCGCCGACGGGCACTCAAAGTTCATCAAGCGAGCCGCCGTTTCTTTCTTCCCAGGAGTTTCTCCCGACAACTTGGGCAGCTATTCGATCACCTTTGCCTACAAATAGTCGCGCTGCTTCGCCGTCATGAGAAAAATGAAGTTACACGAGCCATCCCAAATTTTGGGATGGCTCGTGCTTTTTCGGTCATAATGCAGACAGCATCTATGAGGGCGAGCGGAGGCTGAAGCGTTGCGAGCACGGATTGCGCCGAAGATTAAGTTACAGAAGCATATTGCGGACAGGCTGCTGCTCGCCGTGGACCTTGCCGGCACGTTCGTCTTCGCCGTCGGCGGCGCGATGGCGGGCATCCGGAGCCACCTGGATGTCTTTGGCGTGATGGTCGTCTCATTCGCCTCGGCGGCGGGCGGCGGCATCATTCGCGATCTGCTGATCGGCGCGGTCCCGCCGGCGTCGATCCGCGACCGCCGCTACGCTCTCGCCGCCTTCGCGGGCGGCGCCGTTGTGTTTTTTCTGCATCGTTACGTGGGGGAGATCCCTTATCCGATGATGATCGGTTTTGATGCGGCGGGATTGGCGCTGGTGGCCGTTTCGGGCGCGGCGAAGGCGCTGGATCATAAGATCGACCCGTTCATGTCGGTCCTGCTCGGCGCGATCTCCGGATCGGGCGGCGGCACGATCCGGGATGTCCTTCTCACCCATGTCCCGGCCATCCTGCGCGTGGACGTCTACGCCGTCGCCGCGCTCGCGGGCGCCGGCGTGATGGTCGCCGGAATCCAGCGCGGCCTGCCCCGCAACGTAATGATGGGCGTCGGCTTCGCCGTTTGCTTTCTCCTGCGCGTGGTCAGTGTCTGGCGGCACTGGAACCTGCCCACGGTAAGCGGGCCGTAATGCGCCGGGAGGCTTCGTGTCAAACCCAAAGGCCCGCCAGAAGAAACAAAGATCGGATCTTTATCATCCTCCCTCGGAACGGCGATAACGGATTGTCGGTCGCGGCCTCGGGGCCGCGCCGCAATCTGCGATAGGGGTGTTTTATGTATAGATCCACCAGTCTCCGAGTTGTTCAGACGCCTTCGGAAGGCGTCGCGTCTCCAATGATCGGCCGGGCGCGCCGCGCCTGGTCAAGACGTTCGACAGGAGAATCCCTTGAAGCCAAGACCCGAACGCGGAGCGAAGCGTCGCTCCGTGACCCCGCAGTGGTTCCAGTGTGTCCATTGCGGCCAGCCGGTCGTTCCCGACGCCTGCGGTACGGAGCACCGTAACCATTGTTCCCGATGCTTATGGAGCAAGCATGTCGACGACGCTCCCGGTGACCGCGCGGCGGACTGCGGCGGCGCGATGGAGCCCGTCGCCGTGTGGGTGCGCAAGGGCGGGGAGTGGGCGATCATCCATCGCTGCGTCCGCTGCGGCGCCATGCACTCCAACCGCATTGCCGGCGACGACAGCGAGCTTGTTCTGATCTCGCTCGCCGTGCGGCCCCTCAGCCAGCCGCCGTTTCCATTGGAGCGGCTGGCCGGGCAGGAATGATTGTCAAAAAAAACGCCTCTCGGCATATGCGCCGAGAGGCGTTTTTTTTGCCGCCGTTGCGGCATTCGCCGCCATTCGAGAAGGATTGTTTATCTCGCAAAGCGAACTTCCTGTAAATGTCCGATTAATTGAACAAAGGTATTTCTCGCATGAACGCCCTCTTTCACGCGCCATTCTTCGATATCTCCATGAAGGCTTTTTTCGTCGCTCTCTGTGTCGGCCTGCCGTCCGCGCTTGTCGCGGCGCCGGCGGACGCCGCGCCGATCGTGATCGACATCGGCGCCTTGAATATCCCGGCGGGCGGGGACGCCACGCCCTATGTGAATAAGATCCTGATGAACGCCGATCGCGGCAAGTCTTATAAGATTGTTTTCCCACAGCGCACGTATGACTTTTATCCGGACAAGGCGTTCGAGAAGTTCGCCTTTATCTCCAACAACAATAGCGGCCTGCGCCGCACGGCGTTCCCGATCATCGGCCTGAAGAATATCCAGATCGAGGGAAACGGATCGCTGTTCTTATTCCATGGCAAGATGATCCCCTTTCTCATCGAGGATTCGACCAACGTCTCGCTGACGAACTTTCAGATCGACTGGGCGGACCCGCTGCACTTTGAGGCGACGGTGATCGCGAGCGATCCGGAGCGCCATACGTTCGATGTCAAAGTGCTCGATGAGGTCAAGTACTCCATTCGCAATCACACGCTCACATATCACGGGTACGAATGGGATCAGGCGCTCCAGTACAGCTACTTCTTCGACTCCCAAACGAAGCGCCCTTTGTACGATATCGGCCGCTACGCCGTGGACCGGGACGCCCAAGTTGAGGAGCTGTCGCCGGGCGTGCTGCGCGTGTCCGGCGCCGGAAACCGGGCGCTTCCCGTGGGAGCCGTCTGGATCGATTACACCGGGCGGGATGTTCCTGGGATCCGCGTACTGCGCTGCGCCGATGTGACTATCGAGGACGTGACGCTGCGGCACGCGCTGGGGATGGGGCTGATCGCCGAGCGCACCAAAAATATCACGCTCAACCGATACAATGTGACGCTGCCGCCGGGTTCAAAGCGGCTGGTGACGCTGACGGCCGACGCGACGCACTTCGTCAACTGCAAAGGGAAGCTGGAGATTGAGAACGGCGTGTTTGAGAACATGCTGGACGACGCCGCGAATATCCACGGCATTTATGAAGAGGTGGTGGATTACCTTGGCGATCGTGTCATTGGCGTTCGTCTC from Capsulimonas corticalis harbors:
- a CDS encoding trimeric intracellular cation channel family protein; amino-acid sequence: MRARIAPKIKLQKHIADRLLLAVDLAGTFVFAVGGAMAGIRSHLDVFGVMVVSFASAAGGGIIRDLLIGAVPPASIRDRRYALAAFAGGAVVFFLHRYVGEIPYPMMIGFDAAGLALVAVSGAAKALDHKIDPFMSVLLGAISGSGGGTIRDVLLTHVPAILRVDVYAVAALAGAGVMVAGIQRGLPRNVMMGVGFAVCFLLRVVSVWRHWNLPTVSGP
- a CDS encoding DHA2 family efflux MFS transporter permease subunit produces the protein MATNIAAANPPGELVSARWLILLGLITASIMEVLDTTIVNVALPTMAGNLGATVQDIAWVSTGYILSNVVVLPMTAFLTARFGRKRYLTFSIFLFIISSFFCGTSHSLGELVVWRILQGAGGAALLSTAQATLRQIFPKEEQGLVQAIFLLGVIVAPTIGPTLGGWITDNYTWSWCFFINIPIGLTSIALVTTFLQDPDTPLSTARIDWLGIGLLALGLGSLQYVLEEGQKNDWFNDAWIVRWSIVSAVSLISMLVWELSPRNKAPVVNFRVLHNKQLSACLFLFLSLGFGLFGGIYIFPVFTQDILGFTPTQTGLALLPGGLATAFSALVCGRLLNGAKPLVDLRLLLCIGVILFMTSMWMLGHMTPQSGEASARFALLIRGLGLGLLFTPINMAAFSSLKPQEIQQASGLINLSRQLGGSFGIAVLATYVANMSQFHRINLIQNYNSANPAFTSRLQGLTATLHSHGSSLVDAQQQAYTILEQTLMRQSRTLAYDNAFMLILMCFVCTAPAILLIRKPKTSAGPTQGGGH
- a CDS encoding PilZ domain-containing protein, which gives rise to MILPEGLKESDGSRRRFRRFQVTIPALAWPECLDLDAEDAHEHPMIARSVFIENMSLTGILIVAPTPFYLGTRLIVKFPLGGVDFAVQADIRHIIKMDSAGACYYGHGSQFVRSELIADALPAIAAHLGGLSKNVRILEMAR
- a CDS encoding deoxyhypusine synthase family protein, which translates into the protein MTIREFMDRNYRHFNSAVCVDAARAWNEHLDKGGKMFLTLAGAMSTAELGISVAELIRNDKVHGICCTGANLEEDVFNLVAHTHYERIPQYRALSAADEVALRDRGMNRVTDTCIPEDQAIRRIEDHVLELWKKADQAGESFFPYEFMYQLLGSGVLEGSYEIDPKDSWLLAAREKGLPIFVPGWEDSTLANIFTSHVISGDISRYGVVKTGVELMGFLVHWYKEITANSSLGFFQVGGGIAGDFPICVVPLIAQDLQEECRLWGYFAQISDSTTSYGSYSGAVPNEKITWGKLDSSTPSFIIESDATIVAPLIFNYVLGN
- a CDS encoding right-handed parallel beta-helix repeat-containing protein codes for the protein MNALFHAPFFDISMKAFFVALCVGLPSALVAAPADAAPIVIDIGALNIPAGGDATPYVNKILMNADRGKSYKIVFPQRTYDFYPDKAFEKFAFISNNNSGLRRTAFPIIGLKNIQIEGNGSLFLFHGKMIPFLIEDSTNVSLTNFQIDWADPLHFEATVIASDPERHTFDVKVLDEVKYSIRNHTLTYHGYEWDQALQYSYFFDSQTKRPLYDIGRYAVDRDAQVEELSPGVLRVSGAGNRALPVGAVWIDYTGRDVPGIRVLRCADVTIEDVTLRHALGMGLIAERTKNITLNRYNVTLPPGSKRLVTLTADATHFVNCKGKLEIENGVFENMLDDAANIHGIYEEVVDYLGDRVIGVRLKHIEQNGFTFAEPGDRIGFIDSQTMMPVMSARVVHITPVNSKYTLIEFDKKIKGNLPAKAAVENLTWSVDSATIKNCTVRQNRARAILIQTTGKVVVENCYFSPTMDGIIIGGESDYWFESGPVNDVVIRHNVFEDFGTEGVSYALNIDPSIKDENLSAGFFHKNVVFENNTIKTFDTPIVHAKSIDGLTIQGNVVTKTNTHPGFSQDAAQYRVRSSQNVIIAGNRNTDGSEPTVK
- a CDS encoding PilZ domain-containing protein; this translates as MNTLLPAGLRESDTGKRRFRRFKVAVPALAWPESAGLQPEKAQEHPAIAKSVFIENLSLTGLLIVSTTTFYQGTRLVVKFSLGDRHFALQVDIRRITETEVAGEQYFGYGAQFVRCQTIAEALPSIAAYLDMLSKAGATAKQQKDKAR
- the trpE gene encoding anthranilate synthase component I, translated to MLYPTRDEFIEKSQRGNLIPVWREVLADLETPVSAFRKIAGDRPNSFLLESVAGGEHLARYSFLGSDPFMVFRSKGNTATVTEGDRVETIALKAGERDPLHVLKGLLSRYTYVPAPELPRFVGGAVGMIAYDTVRFFEKLPELAKDDLGLDDTIFLFTDALLVFDHVKHKMLALCNARVESGDDPGAAYDGAVAKIEALLARLKGPTPLPAPPRPEECAEFVPNRTEENYLAAVLKAKEYIAAGDTFQAQIGQRMSKKLAAHPFDVYRALRSINPSPYMFYLDFGDTKLVGASPEVLVSEINRRVTIRPIAGSRHGRGATPAEDDAIAADLLADEKERAEHIMLVDLGRNDIGRVAKYGTVSVDELMVIEKYSHVMHIVSEVTGTLRDDLDQFDVLRASFPAGTLTGAPKVRTMEIIEELEPTRRGHYGGGIGYFSYSGDMDTAITIRTALVKGDNIYLAAAGGVVADSVPEYEYRETLAKMRALVRAVEWAESGLE
- a CDS encoding DinB family protein; amino-acid sequence: MTILDRLLGHDAWTTRQLLFRCRELTDEKLDQVFDIGGRSLRDTFVHMIECAEIHMDRMMGRPERVLAETYTIDGWLRRHMLVSQELAELATRVEREGRADEMWVGGSGNRHSFGAGITHLLTHSMHHRAQALYLMDKLGLKNVIEGDALGWEYVARGWGWEDSGSSGLTVAD
- a CDS encoding DUF1559 domain-containing protein, which produces MKSKNRRSNSYGFTLIELLVVIAIIAILAAILFPVFAKAREKARQISCLSNMKQLGLGFMQYIQDNDETWPGVNSGAVNYQGGWASQIYPYVKSTNVYKCPDESGIVAGIPYTIAYVMNYEIYFDDGLSYKDNANGLNLSQMVTPASTLVLYEGQNGAAYTLDNKDPSIAPVTPANAAGWANGNSIEISDRHDSTPTRMSNFTFADGHSKFIKRAAVSFFPGVSPDNLGSYSITFAYK
- the speB gene encoding agmatinase, giving the protein MGADAQREVGRAPGYSFLPPSNFLGLAPEDSAYETSRALILPIPYDATTSYKGGAKDGPRAILEASAQIELYDVELDAEPALEWGVHTLPALAPDLRSAEATIESIAAAVIDLPCREKLLCVLGGEHSISVGVARGLYSHFGEFVTVQLDAHADLRDEYHETPYSHACAARRILDLGGEVIQFGIRSLDRTEADFLKENPAKVTAHLASVMHRDRSYLTALIEKIKGKQVFLTIDLDAFDPSVIPATGTPEPGGLLWYDVLEIVQTVARESTVIAFDVVELAPIPGLHAPDFTAAKLVYKVLTAVLGKE
- a CDS encoding RNHCP domain-containing protein, which produces MKPRPERGAKRRSVTPQWFQCVHCGQPVVPDACGTEHRNHCSRCLWSKHVDDAPGDRAADCGGAMEPVAVWVRKGGEWAIIHRCVRCGAMHSNRIAGDDSELVLISLAVRPLSQPPFPLERLAGQE
- a CDS encoding S-adenosylmethionine decarboxylase, yielding MKNHTTYGAHLTLRIANIERRHALQGPHGVSDLLVDLIDRIGMRILAGPLTAEETGDPERRGWSSVAILYESHCAIHTYPELGEAFLDVFSCKTFPIAAITTLLTERFGEFAIVEQSLTDRGIHWGPNVEKELASWVLTRSEK